A stretch of Chitinophaga caeni DNA encodes these proteins:
- a CDS encoding Gfo/Idh/MocA family protein, producing MTGFSRRNFIRSASTILAGTALPGALHAIPRISANDKINVAAIGINGMGWTDLSAMLKHPEAQCVALCDVDKNVLDKRVAELATKGIKVKAYHDYRDLLSNKDIDAVIIGTPDHWHCLQMTDACAAGKSVYVEKPIGNSIVECRTMEAAQQKYNSVVQVGQWQRSQQHFADAIDFVHSGKLGQIRLVKAWAYMGWMKSIPVVADAAAPAGVDYTTWLGPATKRPFNANRFHFNFRWYWDYAGGLMTDWGVHLLDYALYGMKAQFPKSIMAAGGKFAYPDDAAETPDTLTTVYEFDGFNLQWEHATGIDGGPYGRDHGIAFIGNKGTLVLDRGGWEVIPEGNKMEAVPRQKKMDDGVFLHTKNFLDVIKSKNLGQLHAPIQVGAHVAVNAQMGNIAFKTNQKIHWDAANDRFQEQAANEYLAAKYHNGYSIPRIS from the coding sequence ATGACAGGCTTTTCTCGAAGAAACTTCATTCGATCGGCATCGACGATTCTTGCCGGCACAGCACTTCCCGGAGCATTACATGCAATACCCAGGATCAGCGCCAATGACAAAATCAATGTTGCAGCTATCGGCATCAACGGTATGGGCTGGACGGATCTAAGCGCCATGCTGAAACATCCCGAAGCACAATGCGTAGCTTTATGTGACGTTGACAAAAATGTATTGGACAAGCGGGTCGCGGAATTAGCAACAAAAGGAATCAAGGTTAAAGCTTACCACGATTACCGCGACTTATTATCCAACAAGGATATCGATGCAGTTATCATCGGCACACCGGATCATTGGCATTGTTTGCAAATGACGGATGCTTGTGCCGCCGGGAAGTCCGTGTACGTTGAAAAACCTATCGGTAACTCGATCGTTGAATGTCGCACGATGGAAGCTGCACAACAGAAATACAACTCCGTAGTGCAGGTTGGGCAATGGCAACGCAGCCAGCAACATTTTGCGGATGCCATCGACTTTGTACATTCCGGTAAACTCGGCCAGATCAGGCTGGTCAAAGCTTGGGCTTACATGGGCTGGATGAAATCGATACCGGTAGTAGCTGACGCTGCCGCACCGGCGGGGGTAGATTATACAACATGGCTGGGCCCGGCCACCAAGCGACCATTCAATGCCAACCGTTTCCATTTTAACTTCCGCTGGTATTGGGATTACGCAGGTGGGCTCATGACGGATTGGGGTGTACATTTACTCGATTATGCCCTTTATGGCATGAAAGCACAATTCCCTAAGTCGATCATGGCCGCAGGTGGAAAATTCGCTTATCCCGATGATGCCGCCGAAACACCGGATACGCTAACAACCGTTTACGAATTCGATGGCTTCAATTTGCAATGGGAACATGCAACCGGAATTGACGGTGGACCATACGGACGGGATCACGGAATTGCATTTATCGGGAATAAGGGCACCCTGGTGCTGGATAGAGGCGGTTGGGAAGTGATACCCGAAGGCAACAAGATGGAAGCCGTACCGCGCCAAAAGAAAATGGATGACGGCGTATTTTTACATACTAAAAACTTCCTGGATGTAATAAAATCTAAAAACCTGGGGCAACTGCATGCACCTATACAAGTTGGGGCACATGTTGCTGTAAATGCTCAAATGGGAAACATCGCCTTTAAAACGAACCAGAAAATTCATTGGGATGCCGCGAATGATCGTTTCCAGGAACAGGCAGCCAATGAATACCTTGCAGCTAAGTATCATAATGGTTATAGCATTCCCAGAATTTCATAA
- a CDS encoding 3-keto-disaccharide hydrolase gives MRKITFTAALALVTFMVQAQDKPEDTEVWKPVPKVIQPGTSTNTAPSDAIILFDGKNLNHWESEKGGPAQWTISGGAMTVKKGTGVIKSKEKFEDFQLHIEFRTPEKVVGEGQGRGNSGIFMQSYYELQVLDNYNNVTYSNGQAGSFYKQRIPLVNACKKPGEWQTYDVIWTAPRFNEDGSLKSPARATVLQNGVLVQNNVSLDGETLYIGKPSYKAHGAMPFILQDHGNPVSYRNIWVRRL, from the coding sequence ATGCGTAAAATCACTTTTACAGCAGCGCTTGCCCTGGTAACATTCATGGTGCAAGCCCAGGACAAACCGGAAGATACCGAAGTTTGGAAGCCTGTTCCGAAAGTTATCCAACCGGGCACTTCAACGAACACGGCTCCATCTGATGCGATCATTTTATTTGATGGTAAAAACTTAAATCATTGGGAATCTGAAAAAGGCGGCCCTGCCCAATGGACAATTTCCGGCGGCGCCATGACCGTTAAAAAAGGAACCGGCGTTATCAAATCGAAAGAGAAGTTTGAAGATTTTCAATTGCATATAGAATTCCGCACCCCTGAAAAAGTGGTAGGTGAAGGGCAAGGCCGTGGTAATTCCGGCATCTTCATGCAAAGTTATTACGAGCTACAAGTATTAGACAACTACAATAATGTAACCTATTCAAACGGCCAAGCCGGTAGTTTCTATAAACAAAGAATCCCCTTGGTAAACGCCTGTAAAAAACCGGGAGAATGGCAAACTTATGACGTGATTTGGACTGCTCCGCGTTTCAATGAAGACGGCAGCCTGAAATCTCCGGCGAGAGCCACCGTATTACAAAACGGCGTACTAGTACAAAACAACGTATCATTGGATGGCGAAACCCTTTACATCGGTAAACCATCCTATAAAGCCCATGGCGCCATGCCCTTCATCTTGCAAGATCATGGCAACCCGGTAAGCTACCGGAACATATGGGTAAGAAGACTTTAA